In a genomic window of Oreochromis aureus strain Israel breed Guangdong linkage group 13, ZZ_aureus, whole genome shotgun sequence:
- the ppp1r21 gene encoding protein phosphatase 1 regulatory subunit 21 isoform X2 produces MANVTDLQTKYSKLAQEYSKLRAQNQVLKKAVVDEQANSASLKEQLKQRDQSLRKQEQEMDSLSFRNQQLAKRVELLQEELAASEAKGKKGKHGLQTQSVFDEDLQKKIEENERLHIQFYEADEQHKKTEAELRERLEKLEKDAEQHQAVVDGLTTKYAETIERLQSDKARLEVKAQTLEREAKECRMRTEDCQQQLRRCQSELNRQVKQSSSVIQEKVPFNDTKFSDYNSLNVPSHNRRHQLKARDVAGQAMSFIQDLVAALLNFHSYTEQRVHIYPLDSSIETISPLNQKFSQYLHENAAYVRPLEDSFLQLYQSITEDTVTVLETVIKLKNFAVNFSSYTHFLQKILPYQLKSLEEECEAPLCTAALSAKNQELQSDIKRVTSVFEKLQNYINLLALPSVRQDAMPQSNTSAVFTQLAACLHSLHDAIKEMSKHYNQKAVIERELPTVTQKLCTTTECLLGSLGSLTSCTGKIATFFSNNLDFFTSSGYSPRGSTAALNPVQAESMLANKKKATAYIQAVKKAKPQSVPYREALSNRRILTSSTESREGLTQQVQQSQEKIARLEQEKEHWLLEAQLGKVRLEKENQRIAELEAQLAAALGGSPNSQTAAADALTRGHEEAAAELKAAGKEPTLCTSLVGMLCTTPTDEHVGDEESREQLIKSHYMARVGELTTQLQISDSKAVHFHSECRALAKRLAIAEKSRETFSEEVKLANQNITRLQDELATTKRSYEDQLSMMSDHLCSMNETLSKQREEIDTLKMGSKGNAKKNKGR; encoded by the exons ATGGCTAACGTTACAGACCTGCAGACAAAATACAGCAAACTGGCACAGGAGTATTCAAAG ctACGTGCCCAGAACCAAGTGCTGAAGAAGGCGGTTGTGGATGAACAGGCCAACTCTGCCTCACTAAAG GAGCAGCTGAAGCAGAGAGACCAGAGCCTGAggaagcaggagcaggagatGGACAGTCTCAGCTTCAGGAACCAGCAGCTGGCTAAGAGGGTGGAGCTGCTACAAGAGGAGCTGGCTGCTAGTGAAGCTAAGGGCAAAAAGGGGAAG CACGGCCTGCAAACCCAGAGTGTTTTTGATGAGGACCTGCAGAAAAAGATTGAAGAAAATGAGCGACTGCACATCCAA TTTTACGAAGCAGACGAGCAGCACAAGAAGACGGAGGCTGAGCTGAGGGAGCGATTAGAAAAGCTGGAGAAGGATGCAGAGCAGCACCAGGCTGTCGTGGACGGGCTCACCACAAAGTATGCAGAAACGATCGAGCGGCTGCAGAGTGACAAAGCACGTTTAGAG GTGAAAGCACAAACTCTGGAACGAGAAGCAAAAGAATGCAGAATGCGAACAGAAGACTg ccagcagcagctgaggcGGTGCCAGTCGGAGCTGAACAGACAGGTGAAACAAAGCAGCAGTGTTATCCAGGAGAAAGTGCCCTTTAATGACACCA AATTTAGTGACTACAACAGCCTAAACGTGCCATCACACAATCGAAGGCACCAG CTGAAGGCCCGGGATGTGGCAGGCCAGGCCATGAGCTTCATCCAGGATTTGGTGGCTGCTCTGTTGAACTTCCACTCCTACACAGAGCAGAGAGTACACATCTATCCCCTGGACTCCTCTATTGAGACCATCTCCCCTCTCAACCAGAAG TTTTCTCAGTATCTGCATGAGAATGCAGCCTATGTGCGCCCCCTGGAGGACAGCTTTCTCCAGTTATACCAAAGCATCACAGAGGACACTGTCACAGTACTG GAAACTGTGATCAAGCTGAAAAATTTCGCTGTCAACTTCTCGTCATACACCCACTTTCTCCAAAAGATTCTTCCCTACCAGTTAAAAAg CCTTGAAGAAGAGTGCGAGGCACCTCTTTGTACTGCTGCCCTTAGTGCGAAAAACCAGGAGCTGCAGAGTGACATCAAGCGAGTGACATCTGTGTTTGAGAAACTGCAGAACTACATTAACCTTTTGGCCTTACCCA GTGTTCGGCAGGATGCCATGCCACAGAGCAACACGTCAGCCGTCTTCACCCAGCTGGCCGCCTGCCTGCACAGTCTTCATGATGCCATTAAAG AGATGTCAAAGCATTACAACCAGAAGGCCGTCATTGAGCGGGAGCTCCCCACCGTCACCCAAAAGCTCTGTACCACCACAGAGTGCCTCCTGGGATCTCTGGGTTCTCTAACTAGCTGCACCGGCAAG ATTGCCACCTTCTTCAGCAACAACTTGGACTTCTTCACGTCATCGGGCTACAGTCCGAGAGGGAGCACGGCAGCTCTTAACCCTGTCCAAGCAGAGAGTATGCTGGCCAACAAAAAGAAGGCAACAGCCTATATCCAAGCTGTCAAAAAG GCCAAGCCCCAGTCTGTTCCGTACAGAGAAGCCCTGTCAAACCGTCGCATACTAACCAGCTCCACTGAGAGCAGAGAAGGTCTCACTCAGCAG GTGCAGCAGAGCCAAGAGAAGATTGCTCGTCTGGAGCAGGAGAAGGAGCACTGGCTGCTGGAGGCCCAGTTAGGGAAGGTGCGGCTGGAAAAGGAGAACCAGCGCATTGCGGAACTGGAAGCGCAGCTAGCAGCAGCTCTCGGGGGAAGTCCGAACTCGCAAACGGCTGCAGCCGACGCACTCACGCGGGGCCACGAAGAAGCAGCGGCAGAACTGAAAGCCGCAGGAAAAGAGCCAACGCTGTGCACGAGCCTG GTTGGAATGTTGTGCACAACACCTACAGATGAGCAT GTGGGAGACGAGGAGTCTAGGGAGCAGCTGATAAAGAGCCACTACATGGCCAGAGTAGGAGAGCTCACCACCCAACTCCAGATTTCAGATAGCAAAGCTGTGCACTTTCACTCTGAG TGTCGAGCTTTGGCTAAGAGATTAGCCATTGCAGAGAAGTCGCGGGAGACTTTCAGTGAGGAGGTCAAACTGGCTAATCAGAATATCACACGCTTGCAG GATGAGCTGGCTACGACTAAGAGGAGCTACGAAGACCAGCTTAGCATGATGAGCGACCATCTGTGCAGCATGAATGAGACTTTGAGCAAGCAGCGAGAGGAAATCGACACGCTCAAAATGGGCAGCAAG
- the ppp1r21 gene encoding protein phosphatase 1 regulatory subunit 21 isoform X1 — MANVTDLQTKYSKLAQEYSKLRAQNQVLKKAVVDEQANSASLKEQLKQRDQSLRKQEQEMDSLSFRNQQLAKRVELLQEELAASEAKGKKGKSKGDSPSQHGLQTQSVFDEDLQKKIEENERLHIQFYEADEQHKKTEAELRERLEKLEKDAEQHQAVVDGLTTKYAETIERLQSDKARLEVKAQTLEREAKECRMRTEDCQQQLRRCQSELNRQVKQSSSVIQEKVPFNDTKFSDYNSLNVPSHNRRHQLKARDVAGQAMSFIQDLVAALLNFHSYTEQRVHIYPLDSSIETISPLNQKFSQYLHENAAYVRPLEDSFLQLYQSITEDTVTVLETVIKLKNFAVNFSSYTHFLQKILPYQLKSLEEECEAPLCTAALSAKNQELQSDIKRVTSVFEKLQNYINLLALPSVRQDAMPQSNTSAVFTQLAACLHSLHDAIKEMSKHYNQKAVIERELPTVTQKLCTTTECLLGSLGSLTSCTGKIATFFSNNLDFFTSSGYSPRGSTAALNPVQAESMLANKKKATAYIQAVKKAKPQSVPYREALSNRRILTSSTESREGLTQQVQQSQEKIARLEQEKEHWLLEAQLGKVRLEKENQRIAELEAQLAAALGGSPNSQTAAADALTRGHEEAAAELKAAGKEPTLCTSLVGMLCTTPTDEHVGDEESREQLIKSHYMARVGELTTQLQISDSKAVHFHSECRALAKRLAIAEKSRETFSEEVKLANQNITRLQDELATTKRSYEDQLSMMSDHLCSMNETLSKQREEIDTLKMGSKGNAKKNKGR; from the exons ATGGCTAACGTTACAGACCTGCAGACAAAATACAGCAAACTGGCACAGGAGTATTCAAAG ctACGTGCCCAGAACCAAGTGCTGAAGAAGGCGGTTGTGGATGAACAGGCCAACTCTGCCTCACTAAAG GAGCAGCTGAAGCAGAGAGACCAGAGCCTGAggaagcaggagcaggagatGGACAGTCTCAGCTTCAGGAACCAGCAGCTGGCTAAGAGGGTGGAGCTGCTACAAGAGGAGCTGGCTGCTAGTGAAGCTAAGGGCAAAAAGGGGAAG AGTAAAGGAGACTCTCCTTCACAGCACGGCCTGCAAACCCAGAGTGTTTTTGATGAGGACCTGCAGAAAAAGATTGAAGAAAATGAGCGACTGCACATCCAA TTTTACGAAGCAGACGAGCAGCACAAGAAGACGGAGGCTGAGCTGAGGGAGCGATTAGAAAAGCTGGAGAAGGATGCAGAGCAGCACCAGGCTGTCGTGGACGGGCTCACCACAAAGTATGCAGAAACGATCGAGCGGCTGCAGAGTGACAAAGCACGTTTAGAG GTGAAAGCACAAACTCTGGAACGAGAAGCAAAAGAATGCAGAATGCGAACAGAAGACTg ccagcagcagctgaggcGGTGCCAGTCGGAGCTGAACAGACAGGTGAAACAAAGCAGCAGTGTTATCCAGGAGAAAGTGCCCTTTAATGACACCA AATTTAGTGACTACAACAGCCTAAACGTGCCATCACACAATCGAAGGCACCAG CTGAAGGCCCGGGATGTGGCAGGCCAGGCCATGAGCTTCATCCAGGATTTGGTGGCTGCTCTGTTGAACTTCCACTCCTACACAGAGCAGAGAGTACACATCTATCCCCTGGACTCCTCTATTGAGACCATCTCCCCTCTCAACCAGAAG TTTTCTCAGTATCTGCATGAGAATGCAGCCTATGTGCGCCCCCTGGAGGACAGCTTTCTCCAGTTATACCAAAGCATCACAGAGGACACTGTCACAGTACTG GAAACTGTGATCAAGCTGAAAAATTTCGCTGTCAACTTCTCGTCATACACCCACTTTCTCCAAAAGATTCTTCCCTACCAGTTAAAAAg CCTTGAAGAAGAGTGCGAGGCACCTCTTTGTACTGCTGCCCTTAGTGCGAAAAACCAGGAGCTGCAGAGTGACATCAAGCGAGTGACATCTGTGTTTGAGAAACTGCAGAACTACATTAACCTTTTGGCCTTACCCA GTGTTCGGCAGGATGCCATGCCACAGAGCAACACGTCAGCCGTCTTCACCCAGCTGGCCGCCTGCCTGCACAGTCTTCATGATGCCATTAAAG AGATGTCAAAGCATTACAACCAGAAGGCCGTCATTGAGCGGGAGCTCCCCACCGTCACCCAAAAGCTCTGTACCACCACAGAGTGCCTCCTGGGATCTCTGGGTTCTCTAACTAGCTGCACCGGCAAG ATTGCCACCTTCTTCAGCAACAACTTGGACTTCTTCACGTCATCGGGCTACAGTCCGAGAGGGAGCACGGCAGCTCTTAACCCTGTCCAAGCAGAGAGTATGCTGGCCAACAAAAAGAAGGCAACAGCCTATATCCAAGCTGTCAAAAAG GCCAAGCCCCAGTCTGTTCCGTACAGAGAAGCCCTGTCAAACCGTCGCATACTAACCAGCTCCACTGAGAGCAGAGAAGGTCTCACTCAGCAG GTGCAGCAGAGCCAAGAGAAGATTGCTCGTCTGGAGCAGGAGAAGGAGCACTGGCTGCTGGAGGCCCAGTTAGGGAAGGTGCGGCTGGAAAAGGAGAACCAGCGCATTGCGGAACTGGAAGCGCAGCTAGCAGCAGCTCTCGGGGGAAGTCCGAACTCGCAAACGGCTGCAGCCGACGCACTCACGCGGGGCCACGAAGAAGCAGCGGCAGAACTGAAAGCCGCAGGAAAAGAGCCAACGCTGTGCACGAGCCTG GTTGGAATGTTGTGCACAACACCTACAGATGAGCAT GTGGGAGACGAGGAGTCTAGGGAGCAGCTGATAAAGAGCCACTACATGGCCAGAGTAGGAGAGCTCACCACCCAACTCCAGATTTCAGATAGCAAAGCTGTGCACTTTCACTCTGAG TGTCGAGCTTTGGCTAAGAGATTAGCCATTGCAGAGAAGTCGCGGGAGACTTTCAGTGAGGAGGTCAAACTGGCTAATCAGAATATCACACGCTTGCAG GATGAGCTGGCTACGACTAAGAGGAGCTACGAAGACCAGCTTAGCATGATGAGCGACCATCTGTGCAGCATGAATGAGACTTTGAGCAAGCAGCGAGAGGAAATCGACACGCTCAAAATGGGCAGCAAG